AACAAGAATAACACCAGCATATCATTTATCCAGAAAGCAACGTACAGaatcatttacaatattttatagagTGTATAACGGAGAACCTAAATTAAAAGCGCTTGGagattctgtaaaaaaaattcaggCTGGCATATTAAAGACACCATTGGGTGGACTCTGTTTCACAGTTTCTTACAGAACAAATTTCTCTATATCCCCAAATCGTTCTCAGACTGATAAAACTTTACTACTTAAAAGCGATCATTTTGAACTGAGTCCTAAACATGTAATTTTCGAATCTAAAAAGAAGAAGGAAAGAGATCCCCGGCCAGTATCGCCCGTTGATTTGAATAAGCCACTGCGACTAGCGGCATTCGTGGATGAAATTGTAATTCAgaaagtaattaaagagtttCTTGATAAGATGCCTGTACCTATTTGTAGAGTACCCCCGAGATCTAGAACACCTGAAGAGAAAGTCGCTGATTGCAAGAGTACCCAAGATTTGGACATGAATGTCATATCAAAAAGTCCAACATCTTTGGAGATGCCACCGAAAAAGTTTCCTGGTTTCCGCAGTGAGCATGAACCACCATTAAAACTCTTACACTTTCCGTTTGCGGATAATCATCCGATCCGCGAATTAGCAGAGTTTTATAAAGATTTCTTTAATGCACCTCATCTAAAGTTGGCAGATGAGACGTTCGAGACTAGAAGCACTGAAAGCCAAAACGTCGATGTGCCTAATGAGGACCTTTCAAAGGATCTTGCCATACATGAAAGTTCACTTGCAGAATTTGAAGAGCTACTCGCAGATATGTGTCGATCTGCAGAATGGAGCGGAAACTAGGGGATCAAGGGATTAGTATGGTGTAGGAAGACTGATATGttaatggttttaataaatatttattaattcatttctaGTATTAAATTGGCGAATcacttgtttttataattattatatacataaacaatttCCATTGTGCAGAGTACCTGAGTATTAAACTTAAAAGAATATTCCAGTTTTAactctaaaatttttatcttagtAACTTTTGTTTGAGGAGAAAACAAACTGAACTATTTGACCTgtctttacatttatatattttcggcAACAATTAAGCTAAAGTTCATGAAATCGTATTTCCGTTATAGTAACTCTgctataagaaaaaatagaccCCATAAAAAGATGCTAACAATGTAACCTATAATCTATCCTTTAATCTTGATCTCCTAAATTGTTGACTATCCGCTACATagttaaataattcttttcCTTCCCTAGTTTAAGGTTTCAAATGACCAGAAAAAACATCTGATTCATGATTATTCAATAGAGTTGCCAAGTTATGGCACTGAGCATTTACATTACTTCAGTGCTGTTAGTACACTTGAAAACTTACACTAGTGGCAATACTATTCTTAGTTTTCTAAGACTCATTCCTTTGGCtaaaaactgtaaataaaaactagTACAGTGTTTatagtacctaattatttacttatatcaaTAAGGACCTTATTACGTCCGTCtcggataaaaaaaacaatgtacaaACATATCACAAATCTCATAACTACGCTAAATTAATAGTTGTAAAAACTGTTCTAACCTTTTCCACAAACATATAGCCAAAAAGACGCAATTATTTTGGAATTCTACCTCTTACCTAAAATGCTCAGAGATTTGTGATAGCGTTCGTACCACTGTTAATATTAccttaatttgtttgttttacgaCAGTGTATTAGTTAAAACTGACCACAAATTGGCTGCATTACGACGTATActgtattatattcttatacTGTTGTATGAACTATTGGCGATATGAATATAAAGACAGGCTGCATTGGACTGCATTGGACGGCATTGGACTgcggcaataaaataaatattagttacatattattaaagGAAGTTCTCTTCACCAATAATTCCCAAAGTCACGAACAAATCACTTGCTTAAAAGTAAATCTATCGGAATAAGAGCACACTGACAGCATGGTAGAGGATTTGACTTTTGTGGTCAAACGTACGACGGGAATGCTAAAAAGAATACCTTGAAAACACATGAAACTTTAAGACACGGCCATCACTGTGAGTAATCGGTACTCGAATTACAATGCCCCGCTTTGCCGCTACAGATGATTTATAAATGAAATGAGTACCTAGTAAATGAGGATCTATACCTTAATCTTAGCGTCGCGTTGCAGCGCGATCCATCCATAATTGCGCAAGCTTACGTACGTAAGCaaatattatacatacttaaattaaatcttcaTTTGATATATCAAtctactttttttactttttacttgtTTGAATTGTTAGTTttactttgtaaataattatggtttacaaataatattactgtatcacataaaatatcaatttcaaattaattaaacgtttttggaagtataaattttttgtattatttatcgaTGAATTAAAGTTTGGTTTTTTAACTGTATGGTATACCTAAATACACTGGcctacaaaaatttttttttttgtgcagcTCTGTGTCTGTTCGCATCTGTAGTCAGTAAAGTAGTTAGTATGAACTATGTATGAACTACACTGTTGCTCCTAGGAGCAAAAAGGTTCAGCCGACAGCTGAACCTTACCTAcaatgcttattttattttttttaattttattcaaaattaatccATGTTGCGACAAAGTCAAGAATTTGCATTAACGATCCTGATATGTTTTGTTACATATGCGGTGTGTATATAATGAAAGATCAACGGAAACAGATTAATGACACGGTAAATTGCTTGTATTCTGACTTTGGTATTGAAATTGGCAATCAAGATAAAGTGTGGGTGCCTCACGTTGTTTGATATAAAAACAATGGAGCACAGATACCAAGGCAGATGGGATGTTCATATGATGGCAAATTATTGTTTGGGAATTATGCGTGATCTAGGACAAtctaactcaaaaaaaaatttcttaatgtataatttctaataaatttatatatttttttaatttatatttttcttctttctcatTAACAAGAGCTGATATGAAAAATGGAACTAGTTTCTTGTATCAGCTcacaaaatatatctaaaatCAGGTTTAAAATATTAGGCACCAAAATGAGTTAGGCCAGTGTTACCTATACTTAATAatctctatccctactaatattataaatgtcaatgtaagtttgtttgttactttcacgcaaaaactacttaaccgatccttatgaaactttgtacacatattcttggaagtgttagaagtaatataggatactttttatcccgacattcatgctcggttcctttgggagaggggatgagtttttgacgattttacacaataactccgacaaattataactgatttaaataattatttttgtactttagaggttataatatgtatttaattctgcccaaactgtggttggagatagaggacggaactcctcagcggacagcagcaaacgcctcatttaaggcttagcgatactacatactttaattttttttagacctacaactaaatttaatgccacatcaaaaacaaaatcaaacacagacgaagtcgctagTATTTAGTAGCTAGTAACTAAgtagctagtatttaataaataaaagaaactttAGAAGGTATTATCCAAATCACAATTGATACATCAAAAAAGTGTTATTACAAATTGAATTGGTCGAaaatttttgtttcagaattgtGATCGTGTATTTTGCAAAAGCCGAAATTGGTTTCCACAtccagtttaaataaatagggGATGATAAAGTTAGATAAAAGATAATAAGTTTAAATGAATAGGGGTTTATCTATATAGGCAAaggactgactgatctatcaacccAGGAGTCTAATTTATATCCAGTAAGGCGATTACGATTTAGCCAAGATTGATTGAACTTATAAAACGTTGTGATGAATATTGTAGAAGTTAAAACTGACACCGACTGGTCCTTTTTAAAATTCCGTACTCAAAGGATACAAAGGGTCCCGCCCTTTCACTAAGactctgtccgtctgtctgtctgtcttgctgtccgtctgtctgtctgtccgtctacccgtctgcctgcccgcctgccgGGCTGCCTGCCTGACCACCTGCCTGGCCgtctgcctgcccgcctgtccACCCGCCTGCCTAACCAATAATCTATACGTATAATAAGTCTGtgactggaagatttctgtacatttcatatattttgaaaatttcgaCCGGGgggtgctttataatcgatactgagtccaaaacagatttttattgaatttttgtctgtctatctgaCTGTCTGTCCGGGCGTCACGtggaaaactactgaacgatAAAAtatggtatagttgtagctgatattccgggtcattatataggatactttttatcccgataaacagtaatttTCCCCCGGGAAATGGGAAGAAATttctatcaattttacttcatatctccgttaatttgaatcgattttaataattatatagtgtatattaagcatgtattgtctaattttaatgaagatcagataaatattgtcggatataaaggacataactcttcacagataacagcacgtcgctAGGCATATGGggcaacgatcgaatgcatgcgtaccatcctggaatcgtaggtttatttttatcccataaaagcaaacagctcctacatCGCTATTTtaccgcatttgtctttcaaaa
This sequence is a window from Pararge aegeria chromosome 1, ilParAegt1.1, whole genome shotgun sequence. Protein-coding genes within it:
- the LOC120623608 gene encoding autophagy-related protein 13 homolog, whose amino-acid sequence is MAPDAAFSNINDKNEFTKFAKFLAYKGVQVIVESRKGVKIEPNSKPNFSDSDWFNLQIPDSPEVNQATKNALPSDRILETIKSQLHVEISVQTDDGDEMVLELWTLELDDSQFDTSLKAMNTVYFRMGILLKSLITITRITPAYHLSRKQRTESFTIFYRVYNGEPKLKALGDSVKKIQAGILKTPLGGLCFTVSYRTNFSISPNRSQTDKTLLLKSDHFELSPKHVIFESKKKKERDPRPVSPVDLNKPLRLAAFVDEIVIQKVIKEFLDKMPVPICRVPPRSRTPEEKVADCKSTQDLDMNVISKSPTSLEMPPKKFPGFRSEHEPPLKLLHFPFADNHPIRELAEFYKDFFNAPHLKLADETFETRSTESQNVDVPNEDLSKDLAIHESSLAEFEELLADMCRSAEWSGN